GCCCAGCAAAGCTTTCGCATGTCGTTGATGCACCACCGCCGTGTCCACCGTCGAAATGGCGTTTTGTGCGGCGAGTTGGAAGGAAAAAAATGCAAGCAGGAGCAAGAAAAATGTCTTTTGAATCGTGTACATCATGGGATGACCAAAGTTTTTGCAAGAAGATCTGCGCCTGATTCCCGGGAACAGGCAAATTCAATTTCAGCAACAACCAATTTTGTTGCTCGGGATTCTTAGAATTCGGTTGATTTCATTATTCCCCTGTTTTGTTCGTTTATTTGAAGCTGCGGAAACACCCGCAAAACGCATGGCCCAAATTTCAATTGCAACGTTTTCCCGCCGCCTTCCGGACCTTGGCTTGGTCGTGGCGGGGACGGTTTTGCTGTGTTTGGCTGCGTTTTGGAACGGTTTTCCGCTGGTCTATTCCGATACGGGCGCTTATCTGGCGTCGGCATTCGAAGGGAAAGTTCCGCTTGCAAGACCGATTGGTTATGGCTTGTTCATAAGGTACACCGCGCTGGGCGGGAACATTTGGCTGCCGCTGATCGCCCAATCGCTCCTCTTTTCCTGGTTGCTGCTGCGCACGGTTCGGGTTCTGTTGCCTTCGAATGCGCGACTGGGTTATGCGGTTGCCTTGACCGTCATCGTCGGACTGACCGGCATGGGTTGGTATGCCAGCCAATTGATGCCCGACGTGTTTGTTGGCTTGGTCGTTTTGGGATTTTTTCTCCTGCTGTTTGATCGCGAATTGGGCCTTGCCGGCAAGTTGGCGGTTGCATTTTCCCTGTTTCTGTTTTGCTTCAGCCATTACAGCCACGCGGCCTTGCTGCTCGGTCTCGTTGGAGCGATTACAACATGGGCCTTCGTGCAAAAACTGCGCAAACGAAAAATGCCTTTCGGATTTGGAAGCATCGTCTGGGCATTGCTGCCAGCCGCATTCGCAGTCCTCTCCTTTTATTATGTGAATTACAACAACGGCTTTGGTTGGCGGATGACGCGTTCCTCGCATATTTTCACCATGGCCCGCCTCTCGGAAACAGGATTGTTGCGTGACTATTTGCACGAAACCTGTGCGGAAAAACAATGGCCGCTTTGTCCCTACGCAGATTCGCTACCCGCCACTGCCGCCGAATTCATCTGGGAAGACGATTCGCCCTTCAAAAAAACAGGCTATTGGGAAAATTCACGAGAAGGCTACGATTCCTTGTTGAATGACTTCTTCAGCCGGGGAAAGTACCTCAAGGGCTATGCAAAGGAGGCCACCAAAGCCGGCTATGCCCAAATGTTTGCCCTTTCCGTCGGCGAAGGAATCACACCCTACAACGAATCCAGTTCTCCCTACAAGTTTTTTGAACGAGCCAAGCCCGAGGATGTGCCCGCCTATCTCGCTTCGAAGCAATTTGAGCGGGAATTTTCCTTCGAATGGGAAATCAAAGCGCTTTGGGCAACGATGATTTTGTCTTTGCTGGTCATTCTGGGAATTCTGATCCTCAAAGGCCGCGCCATCTCAGCCAATTTGATCTGGTTTGCTGCCATTTCCTGCTTGAGTTATGCGGCGAATGCAGTTTTGACCGGCGCCTTGGCCAATGTCTATTCACGTCTCCAATCCCGGATCGCCTGGCTGATTCCTTTGGTGGCTTGTATGCTGATCGTTTCGCTCCTTCGAAAACCGCAAAAATCAAGTCAGAACTGACCTTTCTGCGGGTCCTCGACCTAAAACATTCCTCAATCCCCGCTCACCAATCCAAATCCATCGCCTTTGCGTTTGACCCTGTACACCGCTTTTCCCTCAGCAATCACTTCTCCCGTGGATTCGTGAAAAGCCTTCATGCGCGTCACGATGATCGCGCTGCCGCTGCGCACGATTTCGCCTTCGGCAATCACGTTGTCGGGTTTGGCCGGTTCCAAATAATCCACCCGGATGTCGATCGAAGAGATCATGTCGTCAGGGCCGGTAAGTGTGGTGATGGCAGCGGCACCGCCCGCTGAGTCCAAAAGACAGGCGATAATGCCGCCGTGCATCCGGTTGCTCCGCGGATCGCCCTCCAATTCGGGGCGGTAAGGCAGGTACAACTGCGCCCAACCCGGCTTGACGTCGCGCAGGCTGATGCCGAGGAACTTGTGAACGGGGATCATCTCATCGATGACCTGCGCCATGATTTTTTTCAGGTGTTCTTCCATGCAAGGGCAGGGTTTGAAAAAGTAACATGTAAAAGGCAAGCATGTCTTCGCAGGCTGCCACCGAAATCCGTTCGTTGGTGTTGTGAATGCGCCCGCCCTCGTCTTTGTGCACACAAAACGGGGAAAACCGGAAGAGATTTTCGCTCAAGGGGATGAAGTGTTTGCTGTCCGTGCCCGCGGGCATGAGCGCGGGCGACAAAATTGCCGTCGGATAGATATCGGTGATCGTTTCGCCGAGCATGGCAAACTCTTGACTTTGGTGACTCGTGACCGGCGAGGGCTCGGTCGGATCCTCCATCACGGTGATTTCGACGCCGGGATCGTTGATCGTCTTACGGATATGCTCCACCACGGAGGCGATGCTGTCGCCGGGCATGATGCGCACATTCAAAACCACCGTCGCCTCCTTGGGCAAAACATTCGATTTGAGTCCGCCGTTGATGATCGTCGGCGAAATTTTGGTGCGGATGATGGCATCGGTCAGTGGATCCTTGGCAAGCGCATGAAGAATCTGCTTGCGCAGCAAGCGGGCATTCTTCATGGCAAACTGCGTTTTTTTGTCCATCAACGGCGACACGTTGCGCAGGCTTTCCATGACCAAGGGCAACAGCCGCTCTTCCATCGGATTTTTTGCCAACCGGTCCAAGGCCATGGCGAGTTTGCCGATCACGGTCTCAAACGGCGGCGTCGCCGAATGCCCGCCATTTCCCAGAACTTTGAGTTGGATGTTGGCATGGCCTTTTTCGGCCATTGCGACCAAGGCGATCGGTGGATCCGTTTCTTTGAATGCCCCTTTGATCACGCCCAATCCCTCGTCGAGCACCCAGTCCAGCCGGATGTTCTCTGCCCCTAACCGACGCGCAATCCGGGAGGCACCTTGATTGCCGCCCACTTCTTCGTCATGTCCAAAGGCAAAGTAAATTGTCGACTCGGGCCGAAATCCCGCAGCGATCAGCCGCTCGGCAGCCTCCAATTGGCAGACGATGAGACTTTTTGTATCAAGTGCGCCGCGTCCCCAGATATAGCCGTCGGCAATTTCGCCCGAAAATGGCGGGTAGGTCCAGCCTTCGCCGTTTTCGCTCTCGACGGGGACCACATCTTGGTGGGCATAAAACATGACAGGAAGATTTTCCGGCTTGCGGCCTTCCCAACGAAACAAGAGGGAATGGCCCCCGATCACCTCGGGTTTGCATTCGGCGTTGACCTTTGGAAATGCTACACGCAAGAAATTGGCCAGCGCATCAAAGGCTTTCCAATCTGTTTTCAGGGAATCGGTATAGGAAATCGTCGGAAATCGCAGTGAAATCGCGATTTTTTCGTGAAGGGCAAGGCTGTCTTCACCGCCGGCACGCAAGAAAAGGGGGGCAAAAGCAAGCACCACGGCAAGGGTTGCCGTCCAATGCCTAGCCTTCCACATGATAAGATTTGAGTTCCAGGCAGACTTCGCCCTTTTCGTATTTCACCAATCCAACGCCCTTTGCAAAGTACTGATACTGAACTTCAGTGGTCATCGTCTCCTCGTTGACGTGGTAACTTTCGACCCTGATTTTCATACAATCCTTGAATGTGCCAGCCGGTACCACCACATCTACCTTTTGCTCGGTGGTGAAAACGGAAAAATGGTTTCCAGCCTTCCAAATCGCATAAAGCACATCTCCAGGCTGACTTGCATTGTTGTAAATCAGCTGAAACGAGCGCGGATTGTCAGGATCGACCGAATGCAATTCCCTTTCGTTTCCGGCAATGACGGTCGACAAAAACGACTTGTCTTTGCAGAAATAAGTGCTGTCCAGCGCTTCGTTGTAGTAGGAGCCGCTGATTTCCGGATTTTCGAGGAAGTAATAATCCAGGCCATTGACCTCGATTTTGCGCACGTTGTAGCGGTAGGTATCGTGCTTGGTTCCACTGGATTTGTATTCGTAGGCGGAACCCTCGACGAGTGGAAAATGGTCGTCTTTCAGCGATGGCGCGGCTTCGGAATTGGCAGGATTGGGTTTGCGGCGACCGTTGGTGGCTTCGTAGTACTCTACTTCGGACTTTTTGCCATCGTTGCGGTCAAAAGCTACGGCATAAAGAAAGCCACGGGAGGC
The sequence above is drawn from the Bacteroidota bacterium genome and encodes:
- a CDS encoding hotdog fold thioesterase, with the protein product MEEHLKKIMAQVIDEMIPVHKFLGISLRDVKPGWAQLYLPYRPELEGDPRSNRMHGGIIACLLDSAGGAAAITTLTGPDDMISSIDIRVDYLEPAKPDNVIAEGEIVRSGSAIIVTRMKAFHESTGEVIAEGKAVYRVKRKGDGFGLVSGD
- a CDS encoding M20/M25/M40 family metallo-hydrolase — protein: MWKARHWTATLAVVLAFAPLFLRAGGEDSLALHEKIAISLRFPTISYTDSLKTDWKAFDALANFLRVAFPKVNAECKPEVIGGHSLLFRWEGRKPENLPVMFYAHQDVVPVESENGEGWTYPPFSGEIADGYIWGRGALDTKSLIVCQLEAAERLIAAGFRPESTIYFAFGHDEEVGGNQGASRIARRLGAENIRLDWVLDEGLGVIKGAFKETDPPIALVAMAEKGHANIQLKVLGNGGHSATPPFETVIGKLAMALDRLAKNPMEERLLPLVMESLRNVSPLMDKKTQFAMKNARLLRKQILHALAKDPLTDAIIRTKISPTIINGGLKSNVLPKEATVVLNVRIMPGDSIASVVEHIRKTINDPGVEITVMEDPTEPSPVTSHQSQEFAMLGETITDIYPTAILSPALMPAGTDSKHFIPLSENLFRFSPFCVHKDEGGRIHNTNERISVAACEDMLAFYMLLFQTLPLHGRTPEKNHGAGHR